A genomic stretch from Desulfohalobium retbaense DSM 5692 includes:
- the ftsH gene encoding ATP-dependent zinc metalloprotease FtsH, whose amino-acid sequence MEDSNNKSRDIRQYARNNPWTILLFLLVFWWLWSSVSQFNAPPHISYTTFYSQLRNGNIQEVTIQGPRIEGRLDSPAQRQIGDGQSEEFSRFVTYVPSFGDETLLTQLEENGVTVQTEPEPDATWTEILISFLPFILLMALIIYQIRRSQGQGGGMFSIGKNKAKLFNRSEESVTLGDVAGAEGAKTEIQEIIDFLKNPDQIHALGGKTPKGCLLIGPPGTGKTLLARAVAGEAEVPFYSITGSDFMEMFVGVGASRVRNLFQEAKKESPAIIFIDELDSIGRQRGAGLGGGHDEREQTLNQLLSEMDGFEPTENVVVISATNRPDILDPALMRPGRFDRRITVDLPKTKDREEILEVYAHSKPLADDVDMADLARGTPGFSGADLENMLNEAALLAARKGADTIHKEDIEEARDKILLGLQRKGLALTDEEKRMIAYHEAGHAAVGAFSPTADPLHKISIVPRTQSMGVTQQLPERERYIYPKEYMLDRLSVMMGGRAAETLVFNTSTSGAENDLKQATQLARQMVQDWGMSETFQHMALGGRSQQVFLGEEIAQRREYSEATAHEVDKEIQRILAEAYDRTLRILTDHRDALDRLAEALLEDEEIEGRKALKLLGA is encoded by the coding sequence GTGGAAGATTCGAACAACAAATCACGGGATATCCGGCAATACGCCCGGAACAATCCCTGGACCATACTCCTGTTTCTTTTGGTGTTCTGGTGGCTGTGGAGCAGTGTCAGCCAGTTCAACGCCCCGCCGCACATCAGCTACACGACCTTCTACAGTCAGTTGCGCAACGGCAATATCCAGGAAGTGACCATTCAGGGACCGCGGATTGAAGGCCGCCTTGACTCTCCGGCCCAGCGCCAAATCGGGGACGGCCAGAGCGAAGAATTCTCCCGTTTTGTGACCTACGTCCCCTCCTTCGGCGACGAAACCCTGCTCACCCAGCTCGAGGAAAACGGGGTCACCGTCCAGACCGAGCCCGAACCCGATGCGACATGGACGGAAATCCTGATCAGTTTTCTGCCCTTTATCCTGCTCATGGCCCTTATCATCTACCAGATCCGGCGCAGTCAGGGGCAGGGCGGCGGAATGTTTTCCATTGGCAAGAACAAGGCCAAACTCTTTAATCGCAGTGAAGAAAGCGTAACCCTCGGGGATGTGGCCGGCGCAGAAGGCGCCAAGACTGAAATCCAGGAAATCATCGACTTCTTGAAAAATCCCGACCAGATCCATGCCCTGGGCGGCAAGACTCCCAAAGGGTGCCTGCTCATCGGTCCGCCGGGCACGGGGAAGACCCTGCTAGCCAGGGCTGTGGCCGGCGAGGCCGAGGTCCCGTTTTACTCCATCACCGGTTCTGATTTCATGGAAATGTTTGTCGGCGTCGGCGCCTCCCGGGTCCGCAATCTCTTTCAGGAGGCCAAAAAGGAATCTCCGGCGATTATTTTTATCGACGAACTCGATTCCATCGGGCGGCAGCGCGGCGCCGGACTCGGCGGGGGGCACGACGAACGTGAGCAGACCCTCAACCAATTGCTCTCGGAAATGGACGGATTCGAGCCCACGGAAAACGTCGTGGTCATCAGCGCCACCAACCGGCCGGATATCCTCGACCCGGCCTTGATGCGCCCGGGCCGGTTCGACCGTCGCATCACCGTTGACCTACCGAAAACCAAGGACCGCGAGGAGATCCTCGAGGTCTACGCCCATTCCAAACCCTTGGCCGACGACGTGGACATGGCCGACCTCGCCCGGGGTACCCCTGGCTTCAGCGGCGCCGATCTGGAAAACATGCTCAACGAAGCAGCCCTTTTGGCCGCACGCAAGGGTGCCGACACCATCCACAAGGAGGACATCGAGGAGGCCCGGGACAAAATCCTGCTCGGCCTGCAGCGCAAAGGACTGGCCTTGACGGACGAGGAAAAGCGTATGATCGCCTACCACGAGGCAGGACATGCCGCTGTCGGGGCCTTCAGCCCGACAGCCGACCCGTTGCACAAGATCTCCATCGTTCCGCGCACCCAATCCATGGGCGTGACCCAGCAATTGCCGGAACGCGAACGGTATATCTATCCCAAGGAGTACATGCTGGACCGCTTGAGCGTCATGATGGGCGGCCGGGCCGCGGAGACCCTGGTCTTCAACACTTCCACCAGCGGCGCCGAAAACGATCTCAAACAGGCCACGCAGCTCGCCAGACAAATGGTGCAGGACTGGGGCATGAGCGAGACTTTCCAGCACATGGCCTTGGGGGGCCGCAGTCAACAAGTCTTTCTCGGCGAAGAAATCGCCCAGCGCCGGGAGTACAGCGAAGCCACGGCCCACGAAGTCGACAAGGAGATCCAGCGCATCCTGGCCGAGGCCTACGATCGTACGCTGCGCATCCTCACGGACCATCGCGACGCCCTGGACCGTTTGGCTGAGGCCCTGCTTGAGGATGAAGAAATCGAAGGGCGCAAGGCACTGAAATTACTTGGCGCCTGA
- a CDS encoding multidrug efflux MFS transporter yields the protein MTKKPNRYRLRRQDILRSSQERFAKHGFARKTRSWTKTFAARNIIISLGFLCFFGGIVILSLYLHNLMGYRAFWTVRWPRGIQALGWGFFCPLVAATSSNIPKQEMGNATAVSTLRRNPGGSFGVAFGATVLAMKKTVTGMVLSICLPMVAKRFNYGICSLERRERLCISD from the coding sequence GTGACGAAGAAGCCCAACAGGTATCGGCTCCGTCGTCAGGACATCCTGCGCAGCAGCCAGGAACGCTTTGCCAAGCACGGCTTCGCGAGAAAAACGCGTTCATGGACAAAGACCTTTGCGGCAAGAAATATAATTATCTCCTTGGGATTTCTGTGTTTTTTCGGCGGCATTGTCATTTTGTCGCTTTATCTGCACAATCTCATGGGGTATAGGGCGTTCTGGACCGTGCGTTGGCCGCGGGGTATCCAGGCCCTGGGCTGGGGCTTTTTTTGTCCCCTGGTCGCAGCGACCTCTAGCAATATCCCGAAACAGGAGATGGGCAACGCCACGGCTGTGTCCACCCTGCGGCGCAATCCTGGAGGCAGCTTCGGTGTGGCCTTCGGGGCCACTGTCCTGGCCATGAAAAAAACGGTAACCGGAATGGTCCTAAGCATTTGCTTGCCTATGGTGGCTAAGCGTTTCAATTATGGCATTTGCAGTCTGGAGAGAAGAGAAAGGCTATGTATATCGGATTAA
- a CDS encoding calcium/sodium antiporter: MLLLTIGLVVLLVGADQLVRSASRLSLLLGISPLVVGLTVVAFGTSAPELAVSMTAVISGTPELALGNVFGSNIFNTLVILGLAAVIQPLVVQQRLIRLDVPVMILVSALAWLCVANGRLSMLEAGILLAIGGGYLAFLLLKQETGLKGGVEEIERPEPRQWVWRVPQLFAGFILLVLGSSWTVQGATSIAARLELDAMVVGLLMVAGATSLPELATSLVAAVRGERDIAVGNVVGSNVLNLLLVLGGTGLVSGHGLEIPQAALHFDIPILVGVAVACLPIFFSGGSITRLEGLFFLVSYAMYTILLIGFRKEWWALASEDVAGLFLLAFTGGVLVVSVHRLERHIAGTLHMVAAEAEASLRASWRQVRKLVVLVTGAAVVLAGIALLFLPGPAFIVIPLGLALLGTEFVWARRLLHGMQSQIHATVRRARGRKR, encoded by the coding sequence GTGCTTCTTTTAACTATCGGATTGGTGGTCTTGCTTGTGGGTGCGGATCAATTGGTCCGCAGCGCTTCACGGCTGTCCTTACTGTTGGGGATCTCTCCCCTGGTGGTGGGATTGACCGTGGTCGCCTTTGGGACCAGTGCGCCGGAATTGGCGGTCAGCATGACCGCGGTCATCAGCGGCACGCCGGAGTTGGCCCTGGGCAACGTGTTCGGGAGCAATATTTTCAATACCCTGGTTATACTGGGGTTGGCCGCCGTCATCCAGCCGTTGGTCGTGCAGCAACGGTTGATCAGGCTGGACGTGCCAGTCATGATTCTCGTCAGTGCTTTGGCGTGGCTGTGCGTGGCCAATGGCAGGCTGTCCATGCTCGAGGCCGGGATACTGCTGGCGATTGGGGGCGGGTATCTGGCCTTTTTGCTTTTGAAACAGGAGACCGGGCTCAAGGGAGGGGTCGAAGAGATCGAGCGGCCTGAACCGCGACAATGGGTCTGGCGTGTGCCGCAGCTCTTTGCTGGGTTCATTCTTCTTGTCCTGGGCAGCAGTTGGACCGTGCAGGGGGCCACCTCCATCGCCGCACGGCTCGAGTTGGATGCTATGGTTGTTGGGTTGCTGATGGTCGCCGGAGCGACATCGCTCCCGGAACTCGCGACATCCCTGGTCGCCGCGGTGCGCGGCGAACGTGATATCGCCGTGGGCAACGTCGTGGGCAGCAACGTGCTCAACCTTTTACTGGTCCTTGGCGGGACAGGTCTGGTCAGTGGACACGGCCTGGAGATTCCCCAGGCCGCCCTGCATTTCGATATCCCCATCCTGGTCGGGGTGGCAGTGGCCTGTCTGCCCATCTTTTTCAGCGGGGGGAGCATTACCCGGCTGGAAGGATTGTTTTTTCTTGTCTCCTACGCCATGTACACCATCCTGCTGATCGGATTTCGCAAAGAATGGTGGGCCCTGGCCAGTGAAGATGTTGCTGGACTGTTTTTGCTGGCCTTCACTGGCGGCGTCCTCGTGGTCTCGGTCCACCGCCTTGAGCGCCATATCGCCGGGACGCTGCATATGGTCGCTGCAGAGGCCGAGGCCTCCTTGCGCGCCTCCTGGCGCCAGGTGCGCAAGCTGGTCGTTCTCGTGACCGGGGCGGCTGTGGTTTTGGCCGGTATCGCCCTGCTGTTTCTTCCCGGTCCTGCCTTTATTGTGATCCCCTTGGGCTTGGCCCTGCTGGGCACGGAGTTTGTCTGGGCCCGCCGCTTGCTGCACGGTATGCAGAGCCAGATCCACGCTACAGTCCGCCGGGCGAGAGGGCGGAAACGGTGA
- a CDS encoding cereblon family protein, with amino-acid sequence MSQIECYTVSSQLAQAGARLLRDRPEQRPSGPAGEATPEQAALDASGRQRFLCRHCKHPITTPQDQIVRKGAHEHVFFNPHGFVFEIGCFARAPGCSAVGRPTLEFTWFPGFAWRITLCSQCQRHLGWRYEQTTDVFFGLLLDQLVLETDSNGPSHH; translated from the coding sequence ATGTCACAAATTGAATGTTATACCGTATCGTCCCAGCTTGCCCAGGCAGGGGCGCGCCTGCTGCGAGATCGCCCGGAGCAGCGCCCCTCAGGGCCGGCCGGCGAGGCAACTCCTGAACAGGCTGCCCTGGATGCGTCCGGTCGGCAGCGTTTTCTCTGCCGCCACTGCAAACACCCGATTACCACGCCGCAGGACCAAATCGTCCGGAAAGGCGCCCACGAGCACGTGTTCTTCAACCCGCACGGGTTTGTTTTCGAAATCGGCTGTTTTGCACGGGCTCCAGGATGTAGCGCGGTGGGCAGGCCGACTTTGGAATTTACCTGGTTCCCCGGGTTCGCTTGGCGCATTACCCTCTGCAGCCAATGCCAGCGCCATCTGGGATGGCGCTACGAACAGACAACGGATGTCTTTTTCGGATTGCTGCTCGACCAATTGGTCCTTGAGACGGATTCCAACGGGCCGAGCCACCACTGA
- the murJ gene encoding murein biosynthesis integral membrane protein MurJ translates to MSHTRKIARNASVVAGATLLSRVLGFVRDVVIAFALGAGPLADSFFVAFRLPNLLRRLFAEGSLTMAFVPVFTRSDRFDGQDEAFAVARSTALWLLLLLGLLMGVAIVAARPLTLVIAPGFADTPEVVNHTALLVRICFPYILFISGVALCMGILNARDHFLAPALAPCVLNAVLITASLAAVALGWPVPTTLALAVLVAGLGQWLLQQPFLRRQGFSWFGPASLRHPGVLRIGRLMLPTVVGAAVYQLNIVLGTVLASFLSLGSISFLYYADRLVQFPLGVFGIAVSQAALPSFSRLAADGAHEDLLQTLNKTLGLLLFISLPSAAGLIALSEPMVATLFGRGAFSAEAVQATAWALVGYSTGLPAFCCVRSLVSTYYALEDTKTPVKIATLCLLLNGGLGLLLMQFWAHVGLALAVALASWANVVLLLRGLRAHFNGPWMAVPGVVRMLGLSLLVGVGAWVTAGWGGWALLGIPFWAAVYLGAAGMLGMPETELFFDGTRQVLRRVGKR, encoded by the coding sequence ATGAGCCACACGCGAAAAATCGCCCGCAACGCTTCTGTCGTCGCTGGGGCCACTTTGTTGAGCCGGGTCCTGGGATTTGTGCGCGATGTGGTCATCGCCTTTGCCCTGGGCGCAGGCCCCCTGGCCGACAGTTTCTTTGTCGCCTTCCGTCTCCCCAATCTCCTGCGCCGCCTGTTTGCCGAAGGGTCGTTGACTATGGCCTTTGTTCCGGTCTTTACTCGCAGTGACCGGTTCGACGGGCAGGACGAAGCCTTTGCAGTGGCGCGTTCGACCGCGTTGTGGCTGCTCCTTCTCCTCGGTCTGCTGATGGGCGTGGCCATCGTCGCGGCCAGGCCGTTGACTCTTGTTATCGCCCCGGGATTTGCGGATACTCCGGAGGTCGTGAATCATACCGCCCTTCTGGTGCGGATCTGTTTTCCCTATATCCTGTTTATCTCCGGAGTCGCCCTGTGCATGGGCATTCTCAATGCCCGGGACCATTTTCTCGCTCCGGCGCTGGCGCCGTGCGTGCTCAATGCGGTGTTGATCACCGCTTCGTTGGCGGCGGTCGCCTTGGGGTGGCCGGTGCCAACGACCCTGGCCTTGGCCGTTCTTGTCGCTGGACTGGGGCAGTGGCTGCTCCAGCAGCCCTTTTTGCGCCGGCAAGGATTCTCCTGGTTCGGACCGGCCTCTTTGCGCCACCCCGGGGTGCTGCGCATCGGCCGGTTGATGCTCCCGACTGTTGTCGGGGCTGCAGTCTATCAATTGAACATCGTTCTGGGAACCGTTCTGGCGTCGTTCTTGAGTCTGGGAAGCATCTCCTTTCTGTATTATGCCGACCGGCTGGTGCAGTTCCCCCTGGGGGTCTTCGGGATCGCAGTCAGCCAGGCCGCCTTGCCGAGCTTTTCTCGTCTGGCCGCTGACGGCGCGCATGAGGACCTGCTGCAGACGTTGAATAAGACTCTGGGATTGCTCCTTTTTATCAGTCTCCCGTCGGCTGCCGGCTTGATAGCGCTCTCAGAGCCGATGGTGGCGACCCTTTTTGGCCGCGGCGCGTTTAGTGCTGAAGCGGTGCAGGCTACGGCCTGGGCTTTGGTCGGCTACAGCACAGGGCTCCCCGCTTTTTGTTGCGTGCGCTCGCTGGTCTCGACCTATTACGCCCTGGAGGATACCAAAACTCCGGTCAAGATCGCCACCCTCTGCCTGCTTCTCAACGGGGGGCTCGGTCTGCTGCTCATGCAATTCTGGGCCCATGTCGGCCTGGCATTGGCGGTGGCCCTGGCCTCTTGGGCGAATGTTGTGTTGTTGCTGCGGGGATTGCGGGCCCATTTTAACGGACCGTGGATGGCGGTTCCCGGCGTCGTCCGCATGCTCGGCCTGAGCCTGCTGGTGGGCGTCGGCGCCTGGGTCACGGCCGGGTGGGGCGGCTGGGCGCTTTTGGGGATCCCGTTCTGGGCCGCGGTCTATCTCGGTGCGGCCGGGATGTTGGGCATGCCGGAGACCGAACTCTTTTTTGACGGGACTCGGCAAGTGCTGCGACGGGTGGGGAAGCGGTGA
- a CDS encoding tRNA1(Val) (adenine(37)-N6)-methyltransferase: MPTAARAIFPRGLQQPESGFRFSADALLLACFSPAPTGTQVLDLGAGCGVVGFGLALRQPGIQLTGVDCNPEMVAAARENAARLGLEQRAVFVEADAALVRDTATPLDPESFPLVVCNPPYRDPETGRSCNDAARQQARFAGKQGLHAFVEAAAYVLCNRGRLCLVYLAERLPALLTLLRDHRLEPKRMRFVHSRADAAAKLVLVEARKNGGAQLTVEAPLVLYTAAGLSPEATAFCPYLACNARRRTS, encoded by the coding sequence ATGCCGACGGCTGCTCGAGCCATCTTTCCCCGCGGCCTCCAGCAGCCCGAGTCCGGGTTTCGTTTTTCCGCGGACGCGTTGCTGCTGGCCTGCTTCAGTCCGGCGCCGACAGGAACACAGGTCCTGGATCTCGGCGCGGGATGCGGCGTGGTCGGGTTCGGACTGGCTCTGCGCCAGCCGGGCATCCAACTGACCGGCGTGGATTGCAATCCGGAGATGGTCGCGGCGGCGCGGGAAAACGCTGCCCGCCTTGGTTTGGAACAGCGGGCGGTTTTTGTTGAGGCCGATGCCGCCTTGGTCCGCGATACGGCGACTCCCCTCGATCCGGAGTCGTTTCCGCTGGTGGTCTGCAATCCGCCATACCGGGATCCGGAAACAGGCCGGAGCTGCAATGACGCGGCGCGCCAACAGGCCCGCTTTGCCGGGAAGCAGGGACTTCACGCCTTTGTTGAGGCTGCTGCGTATGTGCTGTGCAATCGGGGCCGGCTGTGTCTGGTCTATCTCGCCGAGCGGCTCCCGGCTCTTCTCACCCTGCTGCGCGACCACCGTCTGGAGCCCAAACGGATGCGTTTCGTTCACAGCCGAGCCGATGCCGCGGCCAAGCTGGTCCTCGTCGAGGCACGCAAAAATGGCGGTGCGCAATTGACCGTCGAAGCCCCCCTCGTTTTGTACACTGCCGCGGGGCTGAGCCCCGAAGCCACAGCTTTTTGTCCTTACCTGGCCTGCAATGCGCGGCGGCGGACATCTTGA
- a CDS encoding CBS and ACT domain-containing protein, which produces MLVENWMTTKVHTVAADATLMEASKTLKDYAIRRLPVVDSHGRLLGIVTDRDIKEASPSRATTLDIHELYYLLSAISLQDIMTPSPVTVRARDTVGRAAILMRRHTIEGLPVVDDDNTVVGIITESDIFDVLTTITGARQPGIQFGVTLPTTTGSLQAVLDLLREHGARVTSLLTAADPATPETRQVYIRIALLPLKEQTVLRETLARRTALSFWVEDDLPPAPKEP; this is translated from the coding sequence ATGCTCGTCGAAAATTGGATGACCACAAAAGTACACACCGTCGCAGCAGACGCGACCCTCATGGAAGCCTCCAAGACCCTCAAAGACTACGCCATCCGCCGTTTGCCAGTGGTCGACTCCCACGGGCGGCTGCTGGGGATCGTCACTGACCGGGATATCAAGGAGGCCTCCCCTTCCCGGGCAACCACCCTCGATATCCACGAACTGTACTACCTGCTGTCCGCCATCAGCCTCCAGGACATCATGACCCCCAGTCCAGTGACCGTGCGGGCCAGGGACACTGTCGGCCGCGCGGCCATTCTCATGCGCCGCCACACAATTGAGGGGCTCCCTGTCGTGGACGATGACAACACCGTGGTCGGCATCATCACCGAAAGCGATATATTCGATGTTTTGACCACCATCACCGGCGCTCGCCAACCAGGCATCCAATTCGGGGTCACCCTTCCGACCACCACCGGCTCCCTCCAGGCGGTCCTCGACCTTCTCCGGGAGCACGGGGCACGAGTGACGAGCCTGCTGACCGCCGCCGACCCCGCCACACCGGAAACCCGGCAGGTCTATATTCGCATCGCCCTGCTCCCGCTCAAGGAGCAGACCGTGTTGCGAGAGACCCTGGCACGCAGAACCGCATTGTCGTTCTGGGTGGAGGACGATCTGCCGCCTGCGCCCAAAGAACCCTGA
- the larC gene encoding nickel pincer cofactor biosynthesis protein LarC: MQELFLQCPTGISGDMFLGGLADLGLDFTPLATMFSQAGLDIELSTPQVRRHGLVGTGLELGAAAEQPLRHESDLREVIHSLPLSREVRDKACRAVARLAEAEAAVHGIDREAVHFHEVGAVDTVVDIVGAMWGVEQLGIERITSTPLPWSHGEVHCEHGILPVPAPATVQLLRGKPVAPATEHGELVTPTGAVLVDQMVDEFVEGPTGTLLASGLGWGSRELRQRPNALRLFLVKTGNTAPRPEEIWVLEANIDHLTGEELGGLFGRFLDAGALDVVYLPGVMKKNRPGGVLQVLSSPEDLPQLQEMFIAHSLTLGVRRKKWERLVVERQASHLQTPWGTVAAKTASSGALSWTRPEYEALEALAAKTGRSVAELRLKLGLKAQEDDPA, translated from the coding sequence ATGCAAGAACTCTTTCTTCAATGCCCGACGGGAATCAGTGGGGACATGTTTCTGGGCGGATTGGCTGATCTGGGACTGGACTTCACTCCCTTGGCGACCATGTTCAGCCAGGCTGGTCTGGATATTGAACTGAGCACGCCGCAGGTGCGGCGACACGGACTTGTGGGCACTGGGTTGGAACTCGGCGCTGCGGCGGAGCAGCCCCTGCGCCATGAAAGTGACCTGCGAGAGGTGATCCATTCGCTGCCCCTGTCCCGCGAAGTGCGCGATAAGGCCTGCAGGGCCGTGGCTCGCCTCGCCGAGGCCGAGGCCGCCGTTCACGGTATCGACCGCGAAGCGGTCCATTTTCACGAGGTCGGCGCCGTGGACACGGTGGTCGATATAGTTGGAGCGATGTGGGGTGTGGAGCAACTCGGCATCGAGCGCATCACCTCGACGCCTCTGCCCTGGTCTCACGGGGAGGTCCATTGCGAACATGGCATCCTTCCGGTTCCGGCCCCGGCCACGGTCCAACTTCTTCGCGGCAAGCCGGTCGCTCCCGCAACAGAACACGGAGAATTGGTCACACCGACGGGAGCGGTTCTCGTCGACCAGATGGTGGATGAGTTTGTTGAGGGGCCGACCGGGACGCTTCTGGCCTCGGGACTGGGGTGGGGCAGCCGGGAACTCCGGCAGCGCCCCAATGCGCTGCGTCTGTTTCTTGTAAAGACCGGCAATACGGCGCCGCGTCCGGAAGAGATCTGGGTTCTGGAAGCCAATATCGATCACCTGACCGGAGAGGAACTCGGCGGACTTTTTGGTCGCTTTCTGGACGCCGGCGCACTGGATGTCGTGTATCTGCCGGGGGTGATGAAAAAAAACAGGCCCGGCGGGGTGCTGCAGGTCTTGAGTTCTCCGGAGGACCTCCCGCAGTTGCAGGAAATGTTCATTGCCCACAGTTTGACGCTGGGCGTGCGGCGCAAAAAATGGGAGCGGCTGGTGGTCGAGCGGCAGGCCAGCCATCTGCAGACCCCGTGGGGGACAGTGGCGGCTAAGACTGCCTCCAGTGGAGCGCTTTCCTGGACCCGCCCGGAGTATGAGGCGCTGGAGGCTCTGGCTGCCAAAACCGGTCGCTCCGTGGCCGAATTGCGTTTGAAACTGGGGCTCAAGGCGCAAGAAGATGACCCAGCGTAG
- a CDS encoding U32 family peptidase, with product MSRGGLPELLAPAGDWERLRTALVYGADAVYLGGSGLDLRAQSKGFSPGELPAAVAFAARHSAKVYFCLNILARQHHLSQIEATLEQLAATPIHGLIVADPGVIALARRLAPGIPLHLSTQANTSNAASIAFWRDCGVQRVNLARELSGPEMRRIRREVPDMELESFVHGAQCMAISGRCLLSDHLNGRSANLGACTHPCRFGYRRHILEEGVRQGQPCWEIEQDRDFTHILAAEDLCLVPYLAWFVHQGWQSLKIEGRIKTCSYVGQVVDVYRTALDDIAARRFRRDTYLRELEPSATRNLGTGFFLPHARGLTLRAAPSYRTPIVARIERELAPGTWEISARHRFAVTDDIEIVAPGLQRPCLGSFGLEKEDGNRIETIHSGVRGRLRSDNPALRPDLLLRARLQA from the coding sequence GTGAGCCGAGGAGGATTGCCGGAACTCCTCGCTCCGGCAGGGGATTGGGAACGGCTTCGCACCGCCCTGGTGTACGGCGCCGACGCCGTCTATCTCGGTGGCAGCGGTCTGGATCTGCGCGCGCAAAGCAAAGGATTCTCTCCGGGGGAACTCCCCGCCGCTGTGGCTTTCGCCGCCAGACACAGCGCCAAGGTCTATTTTTGCTTGAACATCCTGGCCCGGCAACACCATCTGTCCCAGATAGAAGCCACCCTGGAGCAGCTGGCCGCCACCCCGATACACGGCCTCATCGTGGCCGACCCCGGCGTGATCGCCCTGGCCCGGCGCCTGGCCCCGGGTATCCCCTTGCATCTGAGCACCCAGGCCAATACCTCGAACGCCGCCAGCATCGCCTTCTGGCGCGATTGCGGTGTCCAGCGGGTCAACTTGGCGCGCGAACTCTCCGGCCCGGAAATGCGCCGCATCCGCAGGGAGGTGCCGGACATGGAATTGGAATCCTTTGTCCACGGCGCCCAGTGCATGGCCATTTCCGGACGCTGCCTGCTCAGCGACCACCTCAACGGGCGCTCCGCCAATCTGGGGGCCTGTACCCACCCCTGTCGTTTCGGCTACCGGCGCCACATTCTGGAGGAAGGAGTCCGTCAGGGCCAGCCGTGTTGGGAGATTGAACAGGACAGAGATTTTACGCACATCCTGGCCGCCGAGGACCTGTGTCTGGTGCCCTACCTGGCCTGGTTCGTCCACCAGGGGTGGCAGAGTCTCAAAATCGAAGGGCGAATCAAGACCTGTTCCTATGTCGGCCAGGTCGTGGACGTCTACCGCACCGCTCTGGACGATATCGCCGCCCGCCGTTTTCGGCGAGACACCTACCTGCGGGAATTGGAGCCAAGCGCCACCAGGAATCTGGGAACAGGATTTTTCCTGCCCCATGCCCGCGGACTGACACTTCGCGCCGCCCCCAGCTACCGCACCCCCATTGTGGCTCGTATCGAACGCGAACTTGCGCCGGGAACCTGGGAAATCAGCGCCCGGCACCGCTTTGCCGTGACTGACGATATCGAAATCGTGGCTCCCGGGCTGCAGCGCCCTTGCCTTGGCTCATTCGGACTGGAAAAAGAGGACGGAAACCGGATCGAGACCATCCACTCCGGGGTCCGCGGCCGACTGCGAAGCGACAATCCCGCCTTGCGCCCCGACCTGCTGTTACGAGCCCGTCTGCAGGCCTAG
- a CDS encoding PHP domain-containing protein: MPCIDLHTHSNASDGTLTPRELIALARQEQVAAVALTDHDTTMGLPEAIEAGRELGVEVIPGCELSVDFPGGMMHVLGLWLPKHPRHLQKILQDLRNKRNTRNERMIAKLQAAGVGITSSEILKMAGDAAVGRPHIAQALVGKNIAVDFNDAFHRFIGPEGMAYVPKDKLSPKKAIAALREEEATVILAHPFSLGLSAEELEKEVAHLKSLGLDGIEAYYPEHSPELIRHCESLAERYDLLLSGGSDFHGAVKPDIHLGRGKDGLHVPYALLERMKKARRLKGQWVTESLL, encoded by the coding sequence ATGCCTTGTATTGATTTGCACACCCACAGCAACGCTTCCGACGGCACATTGACGCCCCGGGAGCTCATCGCCCTGGCCCGTCAGGAACAGGTGGCCGCCGTGGCCCTGACCGATCACGATACGACCATGGGGCTGCCTGAGGCCATTGAGGCCGGCCGCGAACTCGGCGTCGAGGTCATTCCCGGCTGTGAGCTCAGTGTCGACTTCCCCGGGGGCATGATGCACGTTCTCGGCCTGTGGCTGCCCAAACACCCCCGCCATCTCCAGAAAATCCTGCAGGACCTGCGCAACAAGCGCAACACCCGCAATGAACGGATGATCGCCAAGCTCCAGGCGGCTGGGGTGGGCATCACCTCCAGCGAGATCCTCAAAATGGCCGGTGACGCCGCAGTGGGTCGGCCGCATATCGCTCAGGCTCTGGTGGGAAAAAATATTGCCGTTGACTTCAACGACGCCTTCCATCGCTTTATTGGTCCGGAGGGAATGGCCTATGTCCCCAAGGACAAGCTCTCTCCGAAAAAGGCGATTGCGGCGCTCCGGGAGGAAGAGGCCACGGTCATCCTCGCTCACCCCTTTTCGTTGGGCCTGTCTGCCGAGGAGTTGGAAAAAGAGGTCGCTCATCTCAAATCGCTGGGGTTGGACGGCATAGAGGCCTACTACCCTGAACATTCGCCGGAATTGATCCGCCACTGTGAAAGCTTGGCCGAGCGCTATGACCTCCTGCTCAGCGGAGGCTCGGATTTTCACGGCGCCGTCAAACCGGACATCCATCTCGGGCGGGGCAAGGATGGTCTCCATGTCCCCTATGCCCTGCTGGAACGTATGAAAAAAGCCCGGCGCCTCAAGGGGCAATGGGTCACGGAGAGCCTGCTGTGA
- a CDS encoding Trm112 family protein, producing the protein MSINKELLDLLACPQCKGELEPTGAEDGLICHSCAVVYPVEDGIPVMLIDEAVSLSDWEAGKRRKHP; encoded by the coding sequence ATGAGCATCAATAAGGAATTGCTGGATTTGCTGGCCTGCCCGCAATGCAAGGGCGAGTTGGAACCGACCGGCGCAGAAGACGGATTAATATGCCACTCCTGTGCCGTGGTCTACCCGGTAGAGGACGGAATCCCGGTCATGCTCATCGATGAAGCCGTTTCCTTATCCGACTGGGAGGCTGGCAAGCGGCGCAAGCACCCCTGA